In Sulfuriferula plumbiphila, the genomic window TTGGCGTGGTTGCAGATGGAGAAGGTGGCGAAAATCCAGCTGATGATTTTCCTCACCATGGTGCTCATCAACACGCGCGAGAAGCTTGAAACGCTGGTGCTGATCATTGCCCTGTCACTGGGTTTTTACGGCATTAAAGGCGGTATTTTCACCATCGTCCACGGCGGCGCCTACCGCGTGCAGGGGCCGTACGGCACCTTTATCGGCGGGAACAATGAGATGGCGCTGGCCTTGATCATGACCATACCGCTGATCTGGTACCTGCATCTCAATGCAAAAAAAATCTGGATGCGCCACTCGTATACCGCTGCGATGTTCCTGTGCGCGATAGCCGTCATTGGCAGTCAGTCGCGCGGCGCGCTGGTGGGGGGTGTGGCAATGGGTGTTTTCCTCTGGCTGAAAACCCGCAACAAGCTGTTTACCGGTCTTGTCATGGCATTGGCGGTGGTGGCGATTCTGGCGATCATGCCCGCAGAGTGGCATGCACGCATGTCTACCATTGATACTTATCAGAATGATGCGTCCGCTGAAGGCCGCATCAATGCCTGGTGGACCGCGTTTAATCTGTCCAAGGACAGGCCCCTGGTGGGGGGTGGGTTCGATACTTTCCAGCCGGCGGTGTTCGAGGCATATGCCCCTGATCCCTACAATGTGCACGATGTACACAGCATCTATTTCGAGATGCTGGGCGAACACGGTTACGTCGGTTTTGGCTTGTTCATGCTGCTGGCCTGGCTCACCTGGCGCAAGGGCGCGAGGATCATTCGCGAATGCGGCAAAGACCCGGAAAGAAAATGGGCGGCCGATTTAGCGCGCATGCTGCAGGTCAGCATGGTCGGTTTTGCCTCGGCTGGGGCGTTTCTGGGATTGGCGAACTTTGATTTGTATTACCACCTGATCGCAATCATGGTGATGACCGGGGTGGTGGCGCTGAAGCAGAGTTCCGCTGCGGGCAAGGTTGTGATGACACCGATCCGAACAGCGCCGCAGCCGTTTGTGAGGAGCGGCGGGGACAGGATTAACAGGATTTCTCAGGATTGACAGGAACAAAACGACATCCGTATTTAATCAGATATTCCTGTTAATCCTGTCCATCTTTTGGTCATGTTAAAGCCCACGCTTGCTCAGCCACTGCTCCAGCATCACCACCACCCAGATCATCACCCCGTAGTAGGTGGCGTGGCCGTCCTGGTGCTGGCGGCGCAACTCGGCCAGGTAAGCGGGTTGCAGGATGTGGCGGCGCTCGAACGCGGCCAGACTGTCCTGCACCAGTTCGTGTAGCGGCGCATGGGTGGTTGCCCACACCCCGAACGGCAGGCCGAAGCCGTGTTTGGATTTGTTGATGATCTCATTGGGGAGCAGGTCGCGGACCGCTTCCTTGAAAAAATGCCGCAGGCGCATGCCCTTGACCTTGAGGTGCACCGGCACTTCACCGGAAAAGTCGAGCAGGGCATCGTCGAGCAGCGGGTAGCGTATTTCCACGCCGGCCGCTTCGGTCATGCGCCCGACCTTGCGCAGATCGTTGTCGGCCAGGGTGAACTTGAGGTCGAGGTGCATCATGCGGTTGATGAAATGCTGTGAATCGCTGCGTTGATAGACTTCGCGCAACAGTTCGGCGGGTTGGCCGGGCTGGATGCGGGCGAGGAAATCCGCGTTGAAAATCTCGGCAAGCGGCGTGCGCTGCAGGAAGTTATACGACTCCATGCGGTCTGGCAGCGGCACCCTGGCTTGGTGGAGATAGCTCTGCAGCTTGCGTCCCGGCGGCAGCGCAGCCAGGCCGGGCAGCTGCACCAGCGGCTCGATGACGCCGGCGCGCAGCCAGGAAGGGATGAGACCGTAGACCTCGAAGATTTTTTGCTTGGCGTAGCGCGCGTTGCCGCCGAAAATTTCGTCGCCGC contains:
- a CDS encoding putative O-glycosylation ligase, exosortase A system-associated → MRDIFVFAVVFGTLPFILGKPYIGIYLWSWLGYMNPHRLAWGFAYNFPFAFIVAIVTLAALVFSREPRRVPWTRESIVLLMLILWMLVTTIFSLYPQLAWLQMEKVAKIQLMIFLTMVLINTREKLETLVLIIALSLGFYGIKGGIFTIVHGGAYRVQGPYGTFIGGNNEMALALIMTIPLIWYLHLNAKKIWMRHSYTAAMFLCAIAVIGSQSRGALVGGVAMGVFLWLKTRNKLFTGLVMALAVVAILAIMPAEWHARMSTIDTYQNDASAEGRINAWWTAFNLSKDRPLVGGGFDTFQPAVFEAYAPDPYNVHDVHSIYFEMLGEHGYVGFGLFMLLAWLTWRKGARIIRECGKDPERKWAADLARMLQVSMVGFASAGAFLGLANFDLYYHLIAIMVMTGVVALKQSSAAGKVVMTPIRTAPQPFVRSGGDRINRISQD